A region from the Paenibacillus humicola genome encodes:
- a CDS encoding CpsD/CapB family tyrosine-protein kinase, translating to MARKQSKPAHFTISGCLIADSHPGSVAAEQYRMIRNNIRYASNGRKLKSLAVTSPSEGEGKSTAAVNLAVSMAQRGDRVLLVDANVKNPILHYIFKSDAAPGLTDILMGQSGREEAAIQTEIDGLSVLTCGSLVYDASELLDSISMNALLEEAEKDYDLIVMDCPSVLGTADANALAGKCDGVVLVIKCGKTNQIRAIEAKKALEFCKTNLVGAILNQAVSG from the coding sequence TTGGCTCGTAAGCAGTCCAAACCAGCGCATTTTACAATTAGCGGCTGTCTGATTGCAGACAGCCATCCGGGGTCGGTCGCGGCGGAACAATACCGAATGATTCGAAACAATATTCGCTATGCTTCAAACGGAAGAAAGCTGAAGTCATTGGCTGTCACCTCCCCTTCAGAAGGTGAGGGTAAATCGACGGCAGCCGTCAATCTGGCGGTATCGATGGCACAGCGCGGGGACCGCGTATTGCTTGTTGATGCCAATGTAAAGAATCCGATCCTTCATTACATATTTAAGAGCGATGCCGCACCTGGACTCACGGATATTCTTATGGGTCAATCGGGGAGGGAAGAGGCCGCCATCCAGACGGAAATCGATGGATTGTCTGTACTGACTTGCGGCTCTCTTGTTTACGATGCGTCGGAACTGCTGGATTCGATATCGATGAATGCGCTGCTCGAGGAAGCGGAGAAGGACTACGATCTCATTGTTATGGATTGTCCTTCGGTACTCGGTACGGCAGACGCCAATGCATTGGCTGGAAAATGCGACGGCGTCGTTCTGGTGATAAAATGTGGAAAAACAAACCAGATTCGTGCAATCGAAGCCAAGAAAGCACTGGAGTTTTGCAAAACAAATTTGGTCGGAGCAATTCTAAATCAAGCTGTATCCGGCTAA
- a CDS encoding YveK family protein gives MNEAFSELNPPGRKGPVKEINVKEIVHTVKKRYWLVVISTLLFVILGTVYSSLPETPLYASSARMVIRTDSADMLSTLKVFSREPVVMEQVIQELNLHRSPDSLRNQIRISSLDNSLITLITAIDPDPKTAADIANAAASAFADQAASTFSFRSIQIITKAEPDPTPINPRSNRAIYIGLFAGIALGIGLTFLLDSLDDSVKSSRDIERLLGLPVLGTVQEMGKKDLSGKNKRKRKTHIRGETIGS, from the coding sequence ATGAACGAGGCGTTTTCGGAGTTAAATCCACCGGGTCGTAAAGGACCTGTAAAGGAAATCAACGTGAAGGAAATTGTTCATACCGTTAAGAAACGGTATTGGCTTGTCGTTATATCAACGCTTTTGTTCGTAATCCTGGGCACCGTCTACAGTTCGCTTCCCGAGACGCCTTTATATGCCTCTTCCGCCCGGATGGTTATTCGAACAGACAGTGCGGATATGCTTAGTACGTTGAAGGTGTTCTCCAGGGAACCGGTTGTCATGGAGCAAGTCATTCAAGAACTAAATTTACACCGCTCTCCCGATTCACTCAGAAACCAGATTCGGATATCGAGTCTGGACAATTCTTTAATCACGCTTATTACAGCCATAGACCCGGATCCTAAAACCGCGGCAGACATTGCCAATGCAGCTGCGTCTGCCTTTGCTGACCAGGCTGCGTCAACATTTAGTTTCCGAAGCATTCAAATTATAACGAAGGCCGAGCCCGATCCTACTCCGATTAACCCTCGAAGCAACAGAGCAATCTATATCGGCTTGTTTGCCGGAATTGCTCTCGGAATCGGTCTCACGTTTCTGTTAGACTCCCTGGATGATTCGGTAAAATCATCCCGGGATATTGAACGGTTACTGGGACTTCCGGTTCTGGGCACGGTTCAGGAAATGGGGAAGAAGGATTTGTCCGGCAAAAATAAGCGGAAAAGGAAGACGCACATTCGAGGTGAGACGATTGGCTCGTAA